One part of the Plasmodium berghei ANKA genome assembly, chromosome: 2 genome encodes these proteins:
- a CDS encoding eukaryotic translation initiation factor 2 subunit alpha: protein MGDARSKTDLGDCRFYEKKFPEVDDLIMVKVNRIEDMGAYVSILEYNDMEGMILMSELSKRRFRSVNKLIRVGRHEVVLVLRVDNQKGYIDLSKRRVSPKDIIKCEEHFSKSKKVHQTVRHVAQKHNMTVEELNRKVIWPLYKKYGHALDALKEATMNPDIIFKEMDISDAVKESLLSDIKLRLTPQALKLRGRIDVWCFGYEGIDAVKEALKKGKEISNNEVTINIKLIAPPQYVIVTSCHDKELGMQKIQEAMKVISDKIKEYKGGDFKQQGEILVIGGDDEKRLEELLDKHDGLSSDDEYSSDGDEDDSSNDDDNSSDEDDDD, encoded by the exons atgggAGACGCTAGAAGTAAAACTGATTTAGGGGATTGCcgattttatgaaaaaaaattcccCGAAGTTGATGATTTAATAATGGTTAAAGTTAACAGAATTGAGGATATGGGTGCATATGTTTCCATACTTGAATACAATGATATGGAag GTATGATTTTAATGTCAGAACTTTCAAAAAGGAGATTTAGAAgtgttaataaattaattagaGTAGGTCGACATGAAGTAGTTTTAGTTCTACGAGTTGATAACCAAAAGGGATACATAGATTTATCAAAAAGAAGAGTATCTCCAAaagatattataaaatgtgAAGAACACTTTTCTAAATCTAAAAAAGTACATCAAACAGTTAGGCATGTTGCACAAAAACATAATATGACTGTTGAAGAATTAAACAGAAAAGTTATATGGccattatataaaaaatatgggcATGCATTAGATGCATTAAAAGAAGCAACTATGAACCCAgatattatattcaaaGAAATGGATATAAGTGATGCTGTAAAAGAATCATTACTTTCAGATATAAAACTTAGATTAACACCACAAGCATTGAAATTGAGAGGAAGAATAGATGTTTGGTGTTTTGGGTATGAAGGTATCGATGCTGTTAAAGAAgctttaaaaaaaggaaaagaaATTTCAAATAACGAAGTAactattaatattaaattaattgcCCCCCCTCAGTATGTTATAGTAACATCTTGCCATGATAAAGAATTAGGTATGCAAAAAATACAAGAAGCAATGAAAGTCATTAgtgataaaattaaagaatataaagGTGGAGATTTTAAACAACAGGGAGAGATATTAGTTATTGGTGGTGATGATGAAAAACGATTAGAAGAATTACTTGACAAACATGATGGACTTTCTAGTGATGATGAATATAGCAGTGATGGAGATGAAGATGATTCAAGTAATGATGACGATAATTCAAGCGATGAAGATGATgatgattaa